In one Carassius carassius chromosome 12, fCarCar2.1, whole genome shotgun sequence genomic region, the following are encoded:
- the gad3 gene encoding glutamate decarboxylase 1 → MRRSPGDIMELTQADRQHLDKSKQDTGSLGNTDDGLKYDSGRVAHDFSCIHSKDLFPAEDGEEATKHFLRELVNILLDYINKSLKRSSKVLDFHYPHQLKEGLEGFSLELPDQPDNLEQLLVDCRDTLKYGVKTGHPRFFNQLSTGLDIIGLAGEWLTSTANTNMFTYEISPVFILMEEVVLRKMHSIIGWPEEDGDGIFCPGGTMSNLYSVLLARFHLFPVVKTHGMSAIPRLALFTSAHSHYSIKKSAAVLGIGSENVIVVRCDERGKMISSELNSSIETAKSKGLVPFYVNATAGTTVYGAFDPLNEIADICEHHGLWMHVDAAWGGGLLLSNKHCVKLQGIERAHSVTWNPHKMMGVPLQCSTILVKRKGLLQECNQLCAEYLFQPDKHYDVSYDTGDKSIQCGRHVDVFKVWLMWKAKGSEGFEAQINHCLENAEYLYYKLKRRTDFQFVFKGKPEHSNVCFWYLPKRLQSILPSPERDRELHMVAPKIKTKMMEEGFTMIGYQPLEDKVNFFRCVFSNPATQREDVDFLIDEIVRLGCEL, encoded by the exons ATGAGAAG GTCTCCAGGAGACATTATGGAGTTAACACAAGCTGACAGGCAGCATTTAGACAAGAGCAAACAAGACACGGGTTCTTTAGGAAACACAGATGACGGCCTGAAATATGATAGTGGGCGCGTAGCCCATGACTTCAGCTGCATCCACAGCAAAG ATCTGTTCCCTGCTGAGGATGGAGAGGAAGCAACCAAGCACTTCCTGCGGGAGCTGGTAAACATCTTGCTGGACTACATCAATAAATCCCTCAAACGCAGCTCAAAAGTTCTAGATTTCCACTATCCTCACCAGCTTAAGGAAGGTCTGGAGGGATTCAGCCTAGAGCTCCCTGACCAGCCAGATAACCTAGAGCAGCTGCTGGTGGACTGCAGAGACACGCTTAAATATGGGGTTAAAACAG GTCATCCGAGATTTTTCAACCAGTTGTCAACTGGACTTGACATCATTGGTCTTGCAGGCGAATGGTTGACTTCCACAGCAAATACAAACAT GTTCACTTATGAAATATCCCCAGTCTTTATACTCATGGAGGAAGTAGTTCTGAGAAAAATGCATTCAATTATTGGATGGCCAGAGGAAGATGGAGATGGAATATTTTGTCCTG GAGGCACCATGTCCAATCTGTACAGTGTGTTGTTGGCTAGGTTCCATCTCTTTCCGGTGGTGAAGACCCACGGGATGTCTGCCATACCTCGCCTGGCACTGTTCACCTCCGCGCAC AGTCATTATTCAATCAAGAAGTCTGCTGCAGTTCTCGGCATCGGCTCTGAAAATGTTATAGTCGTCAGATGTGATGAAAG GGGTAAGATGATCTCATCAGAACTGAACTCCAGCATCGAGACTGCAAAGTCTAAG GGTCTGGTGCCATTCTATGTCAACGCAACGGCAGGAACCACAGTCTATGGAGCCTTTGACCCTCTGAATGAAATTGCAGACATCTGTGAACACCATGGCCTATGGATGCATGTGGAT GCTGCTTGGGGTGGAGGCTTGCTTCTGTCCAACAAACATTGTGTGAAACTGCAAGGAATTGAAAG AGCCCATTCTGTGACCTGGAACCCACACAAGATGATGGGCGTCCCACTGCAATGCTCAACCATTCTAGTGAAGAGAAAG GGCCTCCTGCAGGAATGTAATCAGCTGTGTGCCGAGTATCTCTTTCAACCTGACAAGCACTATGATGTGTCCTACGACACTGGGGACAAAAGCATTCAGTGTGGACGGCACGTAGACGTCTTCAAAGTGTGGCTCATGTGGAAGGCAAAG GGTTCTGAGGGTTTTGAAGCACAGATCAACCACTGCCTGGAAAATGCAGAGTATCTTTACTACAAGCTGAAGAGAAGAACAGACTTTCAGTTTGTCTTCAAAGGAAAG CCCGAGCACAGTAATGTCTGCTTTTGGTATCTCCCAAAACGACTGCAAAGCATTCTTCCAAGCCCAGAGCGAGACAGAGAACTTCATATG GTGGCTCCAAAAATCAAGACGAAGATGATGGAGGAAGGATTCACAATGATTGGCTATCAACCTCTCGAAGACAAAGTGAATTTCTTCCGTTGTGTTTTCTCCAACCCAGCCACTCAGAGGGAGGACGTGGACTTTCTAATAGATGAAATCGTTCGTCTGGGCTGTGAACTGTGA
- the LOC132154903 gene encoding E3 ubiquitin-protein ligase rnf152-like: MDTLSQSSRLECQICFNYFSQWRRPKLLHCQHTCCSVCLSQMRLRQRELRCPWCRCVTQIPGGLSVSHLPDDPEVTISYAGLSHSSEHSPIFIHLPNSSCYLLPVPLDTDGALLPGEPACRFVPKSIGVLNISDGRSLVLGDDTGEEGMEGMEGMEEVAVKTTAWTGICTVLLVAFILIFLLGIVLHNMSCVSKRFTIISCG; the protein is encoded by the coding sequence ATGGACACCTTGTCCCAGAGCTCCAGGCTTGAGTGCCAAATCTGTTTCAACTACTTCAGCCAATGGCGCCGTCCCAAACTCCTGCACTGCCAGCATACCTGCTGCTCCGTGTGTCTGAGCCAGATGAGGCTCCGCCAGAGAGAGCTCCGCTGTCCTTGGTGTCGTTGTGTGACGCAGATCCCCGGCGGCCTTTCGGTCTCACATCTTCCAGATGACCCGGAAGTAACTATCAGTTATGCCGGTCTGTCTCACTCCTCCGAACACTCTCCCATCTTTATACACTTACCCAATAGCAGTTGCTACCTGCTGCCTGTCCCTTTGGACACAGATGGGGCGTTACTTCCTGGAGAACCAGCATGCCGATTTGTTCCTAAAAGCATTGGGGTGTTAAACATCTCTGATGGCCGGAGCCTTGTGCTGGGAGATGACACGGGTGAGGAGGGGATGGAGGGGATGGAGGGGATGGAGGAGGTGGCAGTTAAGACCACAGCATGGACAGGGATTTGCACTGTACTACTTGTGGcattcattttgatttttctGCTCGGTATCGTGTTGCATAACATGTCCTGTGTGTCCAAACGCTTCACTATTATTTCCTGTGGATGA